A genomic stretch from Echeneis naucrates chromosome 6, fEcheNa1.1, whole genome shotgun sequence includes:
- the LOC115044649 gene encoding mothers against decapentaplegic homolog 4-like isoform X4 — protein MSLLGSAPSSSDACLSIVHSLMCHRQGGENEGFAKRAIESLVKKLKEKKDELDSLITAVTTNGVHPSKCVTIQRTLDGRLQVAGRKGFPHVIYARLWRWPDLHKNELKHATFCRFAFDLKYDSVCVNPYHYERVTPPTGPQSLIQDCLQIDLPPHHDPYVQPRAVSVYPSMPLSPQGAVRLESRVGGNSDGLGQLPNVPPQNQGGQASPPQPKPPITPQPPPTLPQRQNLKYSSPPRTGAVLSPVSCVSSATWSGSSPAPYSPAGLQSSRSQQQPLIHHHHHAPNTHFWSQHHSTAPHPQPVSNHPGPEFWCSISYFELDVQVGEMFKVQSSCPMVTVDGYVDPSGGDRFCLGQLSNVHRTAASHRARLHIGRGVQLECRGDGDVWMRCLSDHSLFIQSFYLDRESGRTPGDGVHKIYPGAYIKVFDLRQCHRQMQQQATAVVGSIPGLNSVGGISPVCVSGVCSSCVRLRSGGG, from the exons ATGTCTTTGCTTGGCTCCGCCCCCAGCAGCAGTGATGCCTGCCTCAGCATTGTCCACAGCCTCATGTGTCACCGGCAGGGTGGGGAGAATGAGGGCTTTGCCAAGCGGGCCATTGAGAGCCTGGtgaagaagctgaaggagaagaaggatgaGCTGGACTCGCTCATCACTGCTGTCACCACCAATGGCGTCCACCCCAGCAAGTGTGTGACCATCCAGAGGACACTGGATGGGCGGCTGCAG GTAGCAGGCAGGAAGGGTTTCCCTCATGTGATCTATGCACGTCTGTGGCGTTGGCCCGACCTCCATAAGAACGAGCTCAAACACGCCACGTTCTGTCGGTTTGCCTTCGACCTGAAGTATGACAGCGTGTGTGTGAACCCATATCATTATGAGAGGGTGACTCCGCCCACAG GTCCTCAGTCTCTCATTCAGGACTGTCTGCAGATCGACCTGCCCCCCCATCATGACCCATACGTCCAGCCCCGCGCTGTCAGCGTGTATCCCAGCATGCCTCTGTCTCCCCAAG GCGCCGTGAGGCTGGAAAGCCGAGTGGGCGGAAACTCTGATGGCCTGGGTCAACTCCCGAACGTCCCCCCTCAGAACCAGGGAGGTCAGGCCTCGCCACCGCAACCCAAACCCCCCATCACCCCTCAGCCTCCTCCCACCTTGCCACAGCGGCAAAATCTCAAGTACAGCAGCCCCCCGAGGACTGGTGCAGTTCTGTCCCCCGTGTCTTGTGTGTCCTCAGCCACCTGGTCAGGTAGCAGCCCCGCCCCCTACAGCCCTGCAGGACTTCAAAGTTCACGGAGCCAGCAGCAGCCTCTAATACATCACCATCACCATGCCCCCAACACCCACTTCT GGTCTCAGCATCACAGCACCGCCCCCCACCCACAGCCAGTGTCCAACCACCCAG GTCCAGAGTTCTGGTGCTCAATCTCATACTTTGAGTTGGATGTCCAAGTCGGGGAGATGTTTAAGGTCCAGTCCAGCTGTCCTATGGTGACGGTGGATGGATATGTGGATCCTTCAGGAGGAGATCGATTTTGTCTGGGACAGCTGAGCAACGTCCACCGTACAGCTGCCAGTCACCGTGCCAG GCTCCACATTGGTCGGGGGGTCCAGCTGGAATGTCGGGGGGATGGGGACGTCTGGATGCGTTGCCTTAGCGACCACTCGTTGTTCATCCAGAGTTTCTACCTGGACAGAGAGTCTGGCAGAACACCTGGAGACGGAGTCCACAAGATCTACCCTGGAGCCTACATCAAG GTGTTTGACCTGCGTCAGTGTCACagacagatgcagcagcaggcaACTGCTGTTGTTGGTTCGATTCCTGGACTGAACAGTGTGGGAGGgatcagtcctgtgtgtgtctcag gtGTGTGTTCTTCCTGTGTGCGTCTCAGGTCTGGGGGTGGATGA
- the LOC115044649 gene encoding mothers against decapentaplegic homolog 4-like isoform X2 — protein sequence MSLLGSAPSSSDACLSIVHSLMCHRQGGENEGFAKRAIESLVKKLKEKKDELDSLITAVTTNGVHPSKCVTIQRTLDGRLQVAGRKGFPHVIYARLWRWPDLHKNELKHATFCRFAFDLKYDSVCVNPYHYERVTPPTGPQSLIQDCLQIDLPPHHDPYVQPRAVSVYPSMPLSPQGAVRLESRVGGNSDGLGQLPNVPPQNQGGQASPPQPKPPITPQPPPTLPQRQNLKYSSPPRTGAVLSPVSCVSSATWSGSSPAPYSPAGLQSSRSQQQPLIHHHHHAPNTHFWSQHHSTAPHPQPVSNHPGPEFWCSISYFELDVQVGEMFKVQSSCPMVTVDGYVDPSGGDRFCLGQLSNVHRTAASHRARLHIGRGVQLECRGDGDVWMRCLSDHSLFIQSFYLDRESGRTPGDGVHKIYPGAYIKVFDLRQCHRQMQQQATAVVGSIPGLNSVGGISPVCVSGVRYSCVFLRCVFFLCASQVWGWMTCGGCVLCV from the exons ATGTCTTTGCTTGGCTCCGCCCCCAGCAGCAGTGATGCCTGCCTCAGCATTGTCCACAGCCTCATGTGTCACCGGCAGGGTGGGGAGAATGAGGGCTTTGCCAAGCGGGCCATTGAGAGCCTGGtgaagaagctgaaggagaagaaggatgaGCTGGACTCGCTCATCACTGCTGTCACCACCAATGGCGTCCACCCCAGCAAGTGTGTGACCATCCAGAGGACACTGGATGGGCGGCTGCAG GTAGCAGGCAGGAAGGGTTTCCCTCATGTGATCTATGCACGTCTGTGGCGTTGGCCCGACCTCCATAAGAACGAGCTCAAACACGCCACGTTCTGTCGGTTTGCCTTCGACCTGAAGTATGACAGCGTGTGTGTGAACCCATATCATTATGAGAGGGTGACTCCGCCCACAG GTCCTCAGTCTCTCATTCAGGACTGTCTGCAGATCGACCTGCCCCCCCATCATGACCCATACGTCCAGCCCCGCGCTGTCAGCGTGTATCCCAGCATGCCTCTGTCTCCCCAAG GCGCCGTGAGGCTGGAAAGCCGAGTGGGCGGAAACTCTGATGGCCTGGGTCAACTCCCGAACGTCCCCCCTCAGAACCAGGGAGGTCAGGCCTCGCCACCGCAACCCAAACCCCCCATCACCCCTCAGCCTCCTCCCACCTTGCCACAGCGGCAAAATCTCAAGTACAGCAGCCCCCCGAGGACTGGTGCAGTTCTGTCCCCCGTGTCTTGTGTGTCCTCAGCCACCTGGTCAGGTAGCAGCCCCGCCCCCTACAGCCCTGCAGGACTTCAAAGTTCACGGAGCCAGCAGCAGCCTCTAATACATCACCATCACCATGCCCCCAACACCCACTTCT GGTCTCAGCATCACAGCACCGCCCCCCACCCACAGCCAGTGTCCAACCACCCAG GTCCAGAGTTCTGGTGCTCAATCTCATACTTTGAGTTGGATGTCCAAGTCGGGGAGATGTTTAAGGTCCAGTCCAGCTGTCCTATGGTGACGGTGGATGGATATGTGGATCCTTCAGGAGGAGATCGATTTTGTCTGGGACAGCTGAGCAACGTCCACCGTACAGCTGCCAGTCACCGTGCCAG GCTCCACATTGGTCGGGGGGTCCAGCTGGAATGTCGGGGGGATGGGGACGTCTGGATGCGTTGCCTTAGCGACCACTCGTTGTTCATCCAGAGTTTCTACCTGGACAGAGAGTCTGGCAGAACACCTGGAGACGGAGTCCACAAGATCTACCCTGGAGCCTACATCAAG GTGTTTGACCTGCGTCAGTGTCACagacagatgcagcagcaggcaACTGCTGTTGTTGGTTCGATTCCTGGACTGAACAGTGTGGGAGGgatcagtcctgtgtgtgtctcaggtgtgCGTtattcctgtgtgtttctcag gtGTGTGTTCTTCCTGTGTGCGTCTCAGGTCTGGGGGTGGATGACCTGCGGAGGTTGTGTATTGTGCGTCTGA
- the LOC115044649 gene encoding mothers against decapentaplegic homolog 4-like isoform X1 encodes MSLLGSAPSSSDACLSIVHSLMCHRQGGENEGFAKRAIESLVKKLKEKKDELDSLITAVTTNGVHPSKCVTIQRTLDGRLQVAGRKGFPHVIYARLWRWPDLHKNELKHATFCRFAFDLKYDSVCVNPYHYERVTPPTGPQSLIQDCLQIDLPPHHDPYVQPRAVSVYPSMPLSPQGAVRLESRVGGNSDGLGQLPNVPPQNQGGQASPPQPKPPITPQPPPTLPQRQNLKYSSPPRTGAVLSPVSCVSSATWSGSSPAPYSPAGLQSSRSQQQPLIHHHHHAPNTHFWSQHHSTAPHPQPVSNHPGPEFWCSISYFELDVQVGEMFKVQSSCPMVTVDGYVDPSGGDRFCLGQLSNVHRTAASHRARLHIGRGVQLECRGDGDVWMRCLSDHSLFIQSFYLDRESGRTPGDGVHKIYPGAYIKVFDLRQCHRQMQQQATAVVGSIPGLNSVGGISPVCVSGLGVDDLRRLCIVRLSFVKGWGCDYPRRSIKDTPCWLEVHLHRALQLLDQVLHTLPPQEHTL; translated from the exons ATGTCTTTGCTTGGCTCCGCCCCCAGCAGCAGTGATGCCTGCCTCAGCATTGTCCACAGCCTCATGTGTCACCGGCAGGGTGGGGAGAATGAGGGCTTTGCCAAGCGGGCCATTGAGAGCCTGGtgaagaagctgaaggagaagaaggatgaGCTGGACTCGCTCATCACTGCTGTCACCACCAATGGCGTCCACCCCAGCAAGTGTGTGACCATCCAGAGGACACTGGATGGGCGGCTGCAG GTAGCAGGCAGGAAGGGTTTCCCTCATGTGATCTATGCACGTCTGTGGCGTTGGCCCGACCTCCATAAGAACGAGCTCAAACACGCCACGTTCTGTCGGTTTGCCTTCGACCTGAAGTATGACAGCGTGTGTGTGAACCCATATCATTATGAGAGGGTGACTCCGCCCACAG GTCCTCAGTCTCTCATTCAGGACTGTCTGCAGATCGACCTGCCCCCCCATCATGACCCATACGTCCAGCCCCGCGCTGTCAGCGTGTATCCCAGCATGCCTCTGTCTCCCCAAG GCGCCGTGAGGCTGGAAAGCCGAGTGGGCGGAAACTCTGATGGCCTGGGTCAACTCCCGAACGTCCCCCCTCAGAACCAGGGAGGTCAGGCCTCGCCACCGCAACCCAAACCCCCCATCACCCCTCAGCCTCCTCCCACCTTGCCACAGCGGCAAAATCTCAAGTACAGCAGCCCCCCGAGGACTGGTGCAGTTCTGTCCCCCGTGTCTTGTGTGTCCTCAGCCACCTGGTCAGGTAGCAGCCCCGCCCCCTACAGCCCTGCAGGACTTCAAAGTTCACGGAGCCAGCAGCAGCCTCTAATACATCACCATCACCATGCCCCCAACACCCACTTCT GGTCTCAGCATCACAGCACCGCCCCCCACCCACAGCCAGTGTCCAACCACCCAG GTCCAGAGTTCTGGTGCTCAATCTCATACTTTGAGTTGGATGTCCAAGTCGGGGAGATGTTTAAGGTCCAGTCCAGCTGTCCTATGGTGACGGTGGATGGATATGTGGATCCTTCAGGAGGAGATCGATTTTGTCTGGGACAGCTGAGCAACGTCCACCGTACAGCTGCCAGTCACCGTGCCAG GCTCCACATTGGTCGGGGGGTCCAGCTGGAATGTCGGGGGGATGGGGACGTCTGGATGCGTTGCCTTAGCGACCACTCGTTGTTCATCCAGAGTTTCTACCTGGACAGAGAGTCTGGCAGAACACCTGGAGACGGAGTCCACAAGATCTACCCTGGAGCCTACATCAAG GTGTTTGACCTGCGTCAGTGTCACagacagatgcagcagcaggcaACTGCTGTTGTTGGTTCGATTCCTGGACTGAACAGTGTGGGAGGgatcagtcctgtgtgtgtctcag GTCTGGGGGTGGATGACCTGCGGAGGTTGTGTATTGTGCGTCTGAGCTTCGTCAAAGGTTGGGGTTGTGACTACCCGCGGCGCAGCATCAAGGACACACCCTGTTGGTTGGAAGTTCACCTGCACCGAGCGCTGCAGTTGCTGGACCAGGTGCTGCACACATTGCCGCCTCAggaacacacactctga
- the LOC115044649 gene encoding mothers against decapentaplegic homolog 4-like isoform X3, producing the protein MSLLGSAPSSSDACLSIVHSLMCHRQGGENEGFAKRAIESLVKKLKEKKDELDSLITAVTTNGVHPSKCVTIQRTLDGRLQVAGRKGFPHVIYARLWRWPDLHKNELKHATFCRFAFDLKYDSVCVNPYHYERVTPPTGPQSLIQDCLQIDLPPHHDPYVQPRAVSVYPSMPLSPQGAVRLESRVGGNSDGLGQLPNVPPQNQGGQASPPQPKPPITPQPPPTLPQRQNLKYSSPPRTGAVLSPVSCVSSATWSGSSPAPYSPAGLQSSRSQQQPLIHHHHHAPNTHFWSQHHSTAPHPQPVSNHPGPEFWCSISYFELDVQVGEMFKVQSSCPMVTVDGYVDPSGGDRFCLGQLSNVHRTAASHRARLHIGRGVQLECRGDGDVWMRCLSDHSLFIQSFYLDRESGRTPGDGVHKIYPGAYIKVFDLRQCHRQMQQQATAVVGSIPGLNSVGGISPVCVSGVRYSCVFLRSGGG; encoded by the exons ATGTCTTTGCTTGGCTCCGCCCCCAGCAGCAGTGATGCCTGCCTCAGCATTGTCCACAGCCTCATGTGTCACCGGCAGGGTGGGGAGAATGAGGGCTTTGCCAAGCGGGCCATTGAGAGCCTGGtgaagaagctgaaggagaagaaggatgaGCTGGACTCGCTCATCACTGCTGTCACCACCAATGGCGTCCACCCCAGCAAGTGTGTGACCATCCAGAGGACACTGGATGGGCGGCTGCAG GTAGCAGGCAGGAAGGGTTTCCCTCATGTGATCTATGCACGTCTGTGGCGTTGGCCCGACCTCCATAAGAACGAGCTCAAACACGCCACGTTCTGTCGGTTTGCCTTCGACCTGAAGTATGACAGCGTGTGTGTGAACCCATATCATTATGAGAGGGTGACTCCGCCCACAG GTCCTCAGTCTCTCATTCAGGACTGTCTGCAGATCGACCTGCCCCCCCATCATGACCCATACGTCCAGCCCCGCGCTGTCAGCGTGTATCCCAGCATGCCTCTGTCTCCCCAAG GCGCCGTGAGGCTGGAAAGCCGAGTGGGCGGAAACTCTGATGGCCTGGGTCAACTCCCGAACGTCCCCCCTCAGAACCAGGGAGGTCAGGCCTCGCCACCGCAACCCAAACCCCCCATCACCCCTCAGCCTCCTCCCACCTTGCCACAGCGGCAAAATCTCAAGTACAGCAGCCCCCCGAGGACTGGTGCAGTTCTGTCCCCCGTGTCTTGTGTGTCCTCAGCCACCTGGTCAGGTAGCAGCCCCGCCCCCTACAGCCCTGCAGGACTTCAAAGTTCACGGAGCCAGCAGCAGCCTCTAATACATCACCATCACCATGCCCCCAACACCCACTTCT GGTCTCAGCATCACAGCACCGCCCCCCACCCACAGCCAGTGTCCAACCACCCAG GTCCAGAGTTCTGGTGCTCAATCTCATACTTTGAGTTGGATGTCCAAGTCGGGGAGATGTTTAAGGTCCAGTCCAGCTGTCCTATGGTGACGGTGGATGGATATGTGGATCCTTCAGGAGGAGATCGATTTTGTCTGGGACAGCTGAGCAACGTCCACCGTACAGCTGCCAGTCACCGTGCCAG GCTCCACATTGGTCGGGGGGTCCAGCTGGAATGTCGGGGGGATGGGGACGTCTGGATGCGTTGCCTTAGCGACCACTCGTTGTTCATCCAGAGTTTCTACCTGGACAGAGAGTCTGGCAGAACACCTGGAGACGGAGTCCACAAGATCTACCCTGGAGCCTACATCAAG GTGTTTGACCTGCGTCAGTGTCACagacagatgcagcagcaggcaACTGCTGTTGTTGGTTCGATTCCTGGACTGAACAGTGTGGGAGGgatcagtcctgtgtgtgtctcaggtgtgCGTtattcctgtgtgtttctcag GTCTGGGGGTGGATGA